In Streptomyces hawaiiensis, one genomic interval encodes:
- a CDS encoding NUDIX hydrolase: MSTPKDTTVQAAGCVLWRRSRATGEPELCLVHRPKYDDWSWPKGKLKRGEEALAGALREVAEETGCRAAPGPELSTLRYSANGRPKQVRYWAAEAVSCAFSPTDEVDRVLWLPPAAARDRLTQPHDRPLVDELLAVLHLPRTAG, encoded by the coding sequence GTGAGCACCCCCAAGGACACCACCGTTCAAGCGGCGGGCTGCGTCCTGTGGCGCCGCTCCCGCGCCACCGGCGAGCCGGAGCTCTGCCTCGTCCACCGGCCGAAATACGACGACTGGTCGTGGCCCAAGGGGAAACTGAAGCGCGGCGAGGAGGCACTCGCGGGCGCACTGCGCGAGGTGGCGGAGGAGACGGGCTGCCGGGCCGCGCCGGGTCCCGAGCTGTCCACCCTGCGCTACTCGGCGAACGGCCGCCCCAAGCAGGTCCGCTACTGGGCGGCCGAGGCCGTGTCCTGCGCGTTCTCCCCGACGGACGAGGTGGACCGGGTCCTGTGGCTGCCGCCCGCCGCGGCCCGCGACCGTCTCACACAGCCCCACGACCGGCCCCTGGTCGACGAACTGCTCGCCGTTCTGCACCTGCCCCGGACGGCCGGCTGA